One segment of Gopherus flavomarginatus isolate rGopFla2 chromosome 8, rGopFla2.mat.asm, whole genome shotgun sequence DNA contains the following:
- the ARL13A gene encoding ADP-ribosylation factor-like protein 13A isoform X2 encodes MPNVQRLEVLPSLQSMFQLLSHCWSRLQAIQEPIRKVTLLVMGLDNTGKTSLITEIQRVLSCEVLPTTKPNQTELRVDRFEVSLVDLSRGQRSWGTWRNHYGDAHGIIFVLDSSNVLRMEEAKRTLGHLLAHPRISGKPLLLLANKQDKVDALLPCELIECLSLERLVNENKSLCRIEPSSATKSLHKSQSRTILQGLRWLLHTIAINYSVLSARVQQDSLDQKAPREQEAPRRATRAHSQTRGERVLLARTDSSQEGSAKIGEYKPLQPIQNILSQEEGQKIPKRRRKKGKVKKNGLVQCGSMADEKEEKAGGGENRASAAVGLLHSNRVGLEKPLPQGTTRLPAGQSIKKKKKKIKNKIKSQESSLEPQNEGISGTFGQYFPDLYRRAMLALKMRQEWRKQPSAITP; translated from the exons GAAAGTGACCCTCCTTGTCATGGGCCTGGACAATACAGGGAAAACCTCCCTCATAACGGAGATACAGAGAG TGCTCTCGTGTGAGGTGCTCCCCACAACAAAGCCTAACCAGACAGAACTCAGAGTGGACCGGTTTGAAGTCTCCCTTGTCGACCTATCCAGAGGGCAGAGGTCGTGGGGCACATGGCGTAATCACTATGGTGACGCTCACGGGATTATCTTTGTTCTGGACTCCAGCAACGTGCTGCGGATGGAAGAGGCCAAGAGAACCTTGGGCCATCTTCTGGCTCACCCTAGGATTTCAGGGAAGCCCCTGTTACT GCTGGCCAATAAACAGGACAAGGTTGATGCCCTCCTCCCATGTGAGCTGATCGAATGCCTGTCCCTGGAGAGGCTTGTGAATGAAAACAAGTCACTGTGCCGCATC GAGCCATCTTCAGCAACCAAAAGTCTCCATAAAAGCCAGTCCCGGACCATCCTGCAGGGACTCCGCTGGCTTCTGCACACCATTGCCATCAACTACAGTGTCCTGAGTGCCCGGGTGCAACAAGACAGCCTTGACCAGAAAGCCCCCCGAGAGCAAGAGGCTCCCAGGAGAGCAACACGGGCCCACAGCCAGACACGGGGGGAGAG GGTGTTGCTGGCCAGAACGGACAGTTCCCAAGAAGGAAGTGCCAAGATAGGGGAGTACAAACCACTACAGCCCATCCAGAACATCCTCTCACAG GAGGAAGGCCAAAAGATAcccaagagaaggagaaagaaagggaaagtgaaGAAGAATGGGTTGGTGCAGTGTGGGAGCATGGCTGATGAAAAGGAAGAGAAAGCTGGGGGAGGAGAAAACAGAGCAAGTGCTGCAGTTGGGCTCCTCCACAGCAACAGAGTTGGCCTGGAGAAACCACTCCCCCAGGGGACAACTCGTCTCCCAGCAG GGCAGAgcataaagaagaaaaagaagaaaattaaaaataaaatcaagtccCAGGAGTCCTCACTGGAGCCACAGAATGAAGGAATCTCGGGTACCTTTGGTCAGTATTTCCCAG ACTTGTATCGAAGGGCAATGCTGGCTCTGAAAATGAGGCAAGAGTGGAGGAAGCAGCCTTCTGCTATCACTCCCTGA
- the ARL13A gene encoding ADP-ribosylation factor-like protein 13A isoform X1 — MKVQRLEVLPSLQSMFQLLSHCWSRLQAIQEPIRKVTLLVMGLDNTGKTSLITEIQRVLSCEVLPTTKPNQTELRVDRFEVSLVDLSRGQRSWGTWRNHYGDAHGIIFVLDSSNVLRMEEAKRTLGHLLAHPRISGKPLLLLANKQDKVDALLPCELIECLSLERLVNENKSLCRIEPSSATKSLHKSQSRTILQGLRWLLHTIAINYSVLSARVQQDSLDQKAPREQEAPRRATRAHSQTRGERVLLARTDSSQEGSAKIGEYKPLQPIQNILSQEEGQKIPKRRRKKGKVKKNGLVQCGSMADEKEEKAGGGENRASAAVGLLHSNRVGLEKPLPQGTTRLPAGQSIKKKKKKIKNKIKSQESSLEPQNEGISGTFGQYFPGEVCMQEGMLYIRCICSCKEWKGFDLLSSVLLGSGKLVKCYGPYCVKLLVDFKLTMGNPLCRLQSGSHVSLYQQKERGVLVAP; from the exons GAAAGTGACCCTCCTTGTCATGGGCCTGGACAATACAGGGAAAACCTCCCTCATAACGGAGATACAGAGAG TGCTCTCGTGTGAGGTGCTCCCCACAACAAAGCCTAACCAGACAGAACTCAGAGTGGACCGGTTTGAAGTCTCCCTTGTCGACCTATCCAGAGGGCAGAGGTCGTGGGGCACATGGCGTAATCACTATGGTGACGCTCACGGGATTATCTTTGTTCTGGACTCCAGCAACGTGCTGCGGATGGAAGAGGCCAAGAGAACCTTGGGCCATCTTCTGGCTCACCCTAGGATTTCAGGGAAGCCCCTGTTACT GCTGGCCAATAAACAGGACAAGGTTGATGCCCTCCTCCCATGTGAGCTGATCGAATGCCTGTCCCTGGAGAGGCTTGTGAATGAAAACAAGTCACTGTGCCGCATC GAGCCATCTTCAGCAACCAAAAGTCTCCATAAAAGCCAGTCCCGGACCATCCTGCAGGGACTCCGCTGGCTTCTGCACACCATTGCCATCAACTACAGTGTCCTGAGTGCCCGGGTGCAACAAGACAGCCTTGACCAGAAAGCCCCCCGAGAGCAAGAGGCTCCCAGGAGAGCAACACGGGCCCACAGCCAGACACGGGGGGAGAG GGTGTTGCTGGCCAGAACGGACAGTTCCCAAGAAGGAAGTGCCAAGATAGGGGAGTACAAACCACTACAGCCCATCCAGAACATCCTCTCACAG GAGGAAGGCCAAAAGATAcccaagagaaggagaaagaaagggaaagtgaaGAAGAATGGGTTGGTGCAGTGTGGGAGCATGGCTGATGAAAAGGAAGAGAAAGCTGGGGGAGGAGAAAACAGAGCAAGTGCTGCAGTTGGGCTCCTCCACAGCAACAGAGTTGGCCTGGAGAAACCACTCCCCCAGGGGACAACTCGTCTCCCAGCAG GGCAGAgcataaagaagaaaaagaagaaaattaaaaataaaatcaagtccCAGGAGTCCTCACTGGAGCCACAGAATGAAGGAATCTCGGGTACCTTTGGTCAGTATTTCCCAGGTGAAGTGTGTATGCAGGAGGGGATGCTGTACATCCGCTGTATATGTTCCTGCAAAGAGTGGAAAGGGTTCGATCTGCTGTCGTCTGTGCTTCTTGGATCAGGAAAGCTTGTGAAATGTTATGGCCCGTATTGCGTCAAGTTACTGGTGGATTTCAAACTGACCATGGGGAATCCTCTTTGCAggcttcagagtggtagccatgttagtctgtatcaacaaaaagaacgaggagtccttgtggcaccttag